The genomic stretch TCCGCGCCAGATAGCGACATCACGCTGGCGAGTCTGGCGCAGACCCTTGGCGTCCGCGCGCCGTCGCTCTACAACCACATCGAAGGACAGGAGGGGCTCCGACGCGGTTTGGCACTGCTGGGAGTACAGGAGCTGGGCGAGCAATTGGCTCGTGCTGCCATTGGCAAGGCGGGCGAGGACGCGCTGCGGGCCATCGCCGACGCCTACCGGACGTTCGCGCTACGGCGACCCGGTCTGTACCGCTCAACCATCCGCGCGCCCGATGCCGATGACGTCGAGCTGCTGGCTGCCGCAGATGAGGTGCTGGAGGTGTTGCGGCTGGCGATGGGACCGTTCGGCCTGACCGACGACGAGCAGATCCACGCAATTCGCGGACTGCGCAGCATCGCGCACGGCTTCGTCAGCATCGAGCTGGGCGGTGGCTTCGGGTTGCCGTTCGACCTCGATACGAGCTACCAGCGGCTCGTTGACGCGTTCATCGATGGCCTGGCTGCTCGTCGTCAGGGCTGAAGTTCGGCGACGAGCGCCGGGAGCATCTCGTCCATTTCGGCGATCAGCGTCGGCACGCCGTCCGGCAAGTCCACCCAGCTGAAGCGAAACAGGATGCGGCTCTCCTCGCCCTCCGACGGTTCCTCTTCCCAGTGATCCCATTCGTTGGCGGGCGTCCCACTGCAGCGCAGGTGGAAGTAGTAGCGTTCGTGGATCTCCGGCTTGCCGTGCGGGTGGCAATCGTATTCAGCAACTCCGAGGAAGCGCACGAGGGTCAGGTCAGGCAGACCGGTCTCCTCCTGCGCCTCACGCAGTGCGGCGAGATCGAGCGGTTCGTCGTGCTCAACCGTCCCGCCGGGGACCTGAATGCCCGCTTCCGGATGCTCTGGCTGACGGAAGATCAACAGGCGCGAGCCATGGGTGATGTAGGCCAGGACCTTGCGCTTCCTCGGAAGATTCGCTCCGTCGATGCAGACTTGCCTCACGTCGTCGGCTTGCCCCAGCCGCCGCCGCCGGGCGACTGGATCGACAGGCGATCCCCTGGCTGGGCCGCGAAGCGGATCTTGCCCGGTAGCGGCTGATCCTCGCCGTTGCGTCGCAGGATGTTGGCCCCGCGCTCGCCGTCCGCGCCGCCCTGCAATCCCCACGGCGCGAGGCGGCGGCGCTCGGTGAGCAGCGTCACTTCCGCCTCGACCTCGAACGCGATCTCGCGGACCAGACCGTCGCCGCCCCGCGACGATCCGGCTCCGCCCGACCCATCGCGCAAGCGATATTCGGTGATGCGCATCGGGTAGGCGAACTCGAACGCCTCAACCGGCGTGTTGAGCGTGTTGCTCATGTGGACGTGGACGCCGGAGAGTCCGTCAAGACCGGGCCGCGCGCCCATGCCGCCGCCCATCGTCTCGTAGTAGGCGAACGGGCGGTCGGTGCGCGAGTCCAGACCACCGGCGGTCACGTTGTTCATCGTGCCCTGGCTGGCGGCCGGGATGATGTCCGGCAGCGCCTGCGCCAGCGCGCCGAAGATCGTGTCGGTGATGCGTTGCGATGTCTCGACGTTCCCACCGGCGACCGGACGTGGCGGACGCGCGTTGACCACCGTGCCGAGCGGCGCGATCACCGTCACCGGCGCGAAGGTGCCGTGGT from Thermomicrobiales bacterium encodes the following:
- a CDS encoding NUDIX domain-containing protein — protein: MRQVCIDGANLPRKRKVLAYITHGSRLLIFRQPEHPEAGIQVPGGTVEHDEPLDLAALREAQEETGLPDLTLVRFLGVAEYDCHPHGKPEIHERYYFHLRCSGTPANEWDHWEEEPSEGEESRILFRFSWVDLPDGVPTLIAEMDEMLPALVAELQP
- a CDS encoding WHG domain-containing protein, translated to MSTSRQESARRTRRGLDHATVIQSAAEMLDSAPDSDITLASLAQTLGVRAPSLYNHIEGQEGLRRGLALLGVQELGEQLARAAIGKAGEDALRAIADAYRTFALRRPGLYRSTIRAPDADDVELLAAADEVLEVLRLAMGPFGLTDDEQIHAIRGLRSIAHGFVSIELGGGFGLPFDLDTSYQRLVDAFIDGLAARRQG